The following coding sequences are from one Gossypium raimondii isolate GPD5lz chromosome 4, ASM2569854v1, whole genome shotgun sequence window:
- the LOC105779146 gene encoding WAT1-related protein At1g68170-like produces MSVEFPYLYSSTALMCLMGSIQGALYAVCTVGDWNQWKLGWNVRLLAVAFVGIMGSSLFVFLVSWAVRLKGPLYIAIFNPLGLVLVAVVGSLLHDEKLHLGSIIGGLMIICGVYMVLWGRAKVMKQQTQVDEESNEIVEDEQEHEGTETPPVIILD; encoded by the exons ATGAGTGTGGAGTTCCCTTACTTGTATTCAAGCACTGCTTTGATGTGTTTGATGGGATCAATACAAGGAGCTTTATATGCAGTTTGTACTGTGGGGGATTGGAATCAATGGAAGCTTGGGTGGAATGTTAGGCTTCTAGCTGTTGCTTTTGTG GGAATCATGGGATCTTCTTTGTTCGTGTTCTTGGTATCATGGGCTGTTAGGTTGAAGGGACCATTGTATATAGCTATATTCAATCCATTGGGGCTTGTGCTTGTTGCTGTTGTGGGATCTTTGTTACACGATGAAAAGTTGCATTTAGGAAG TATCATAGGGGGATTAATGATAATATGTGGAGTATACATGGTGCTATGGGGCAGAGCCAAAGTGATGAAGCAACAAACACAGGTTGATGaagaatcaaatgaaatagtaGAAGATGAACAAGAGCATGAAGGAACTGAAACTCCACCTgtaataattttagattaa